The following coding sequences are from one Prochlorococcus sp. MIT 1314 window:
- the rpmC gene encoding 50S ribosomal protein L29 — protein sequence MKNSESLKEFKKLNSAQITEKIDQLRKDLFDLRFKQATRQLNETHKFKIIKKQVAQLLTLSKSQPSSETTSD from the coding sequence ATGAAAAACTCTGAGTCTCTTAAAGAATTTAAAAAATTAAATTCTGCTCAAATTACTGAAAAAATTGACCAACTACGAAAAGATCTTTTTGATTTGAGATTCAAGCAAGCTACAAGACAGCTCAATGAAACTCATAAATTTAAAATCATTAAGAAACAAGTTGCGCAATTACTAACTCTCAGTAAGAGTCAACCTTCTTCTGAAACAACTTCTGATTAA
- the rplP gene encoding 50S ribosomal protein L16 — translation MLSPKRTKFRKQHRGRMRGVASKGNTIAFGQFALQAQDCGWVTARQIEASRRAMTRYIKRGGQIWIRIFPDKPVTMRPAETRMGSGKGNPEFWVAVVKPGRILFEMGGEDITEETAKEAMRLAQYKLPVKTKFISIDKNLEASSQENTKNNKKSQEEVKQ, via the coding sequence ATGCTTAGCCCAAAACGCACTAAATTTCGTAAACAACATAGAGGTAGAATGAGGGGGGTAGCCTCCAAAGGTAATACTATTGCTTTCGGTCAATTTGCTCTACAAGCTCAAGACTGTGGTTGGGTAACTGCCCGTCAGATTGAGGCAAGTAGAAGAGCTATGACAAGATATATCAAACGTGGAGGTCAAATCTGGATAAGAATATTTCCTGATAAACCTGTAACCATGAGACCTGCCGAAACTAGAATGGGTTCTGGTAAAGGTAATCCAGAGTTTTGGGTTGCAGTTGTAAAACCTGGAAGAATACTTTTTGAAATGGGTGGTGAGGACATCACAGAGGAAACTGCAAAAGAAGCTATGCGTCTAGCTCAATACAAACTTCCTGTAAAAACAAAATTCATCTCCATTGATAAGAATCTAGAAGCTTCCTCCCAAGAAAATACAAAAAATAATAAAAAATCACAAGAGGAGGTTAAACAATGA
- the rpsC gene encoding 30S ribosomal protein S3: protein MGHKIHPSGLRLGITQEHRSKWFATSKTYPILLQEDFKIRTFIQKKYGAAGISDVLIARKADQLELELKTARPGVIVGRQGSGIEELRSGIQKTIGDRTRQVRINVVEVERVDADAFLLAEYIAQQLEKRVAFRRTIRMALQRAQRAGVLGLKIQVGGRLNGAEIARTEWTREGRVPLHTLRAEIDYATREANTTYGVLGIKVWVFKGEVLPKEEQTIPVGASPKRKGSRRPQQFEDRSNENS from the coding sequence ATGGGACATAAAATACATCCTTCTGGACTAAGATTAGGTATTACACAAGAGCATCGCTCCAAATGGTTTGCGACTTCAAAGACATATCCAATTCTTCTCCAAGAAGATTTTAAAATTCGTACTTTCATACAGAAAAAATATGGTGCGGCAGGAATTAGCGATGTACTAATAGCTAGAAAAGCTGATCAACTGGAACTTGAATTAAAAACAGCAAGACCAGGAGTGATAGTTGGAAGACAAGGAAGTGGTATAGAAGAATTGAGATCTGGAATTCAAAAAACTATAGGTGATAGGACAAGGCAAGTTAGAATAAATGTTGTTGAAGTTGAGCGAGTTGATGCTGATGCTTTTTTACTAGCTGAATATATTGCACAACAACTGGAAAAAAGAGTTGCATTTAGAAGAACTATAAGAATGGCTCTACAAAGGGCTCAAAGGGCTGGAGTGTTAGGTCTGAAAATACAAGTAGGAGGAAGGTTGAATGGTGCTGAAATTGCTAGAACAGAATGGACTAGAGAAGGTAGAGTTCCTTTACATACTTTGAGAGCTGAAATTGACTATGCAACCCGTGAAGCTAATACTACCTACGGTGTGTTAGGAATTAAAGTTTGGGTTTTTAAAGGAGAAGTTCTTCCTAAAGAAGAACAAACAATCCCAGTGGGTGCAAGCCCTAAGAGGAAAGGTAGTCGAAGACCTCAGCAATTTGAGGATCGTTCAAATGAGAATTCATAG
- the rplV gene encoding 50S ribosomal protein L22 has translation MTKTPETTKTAIAHGNYVRGSASKVRRVLDQIRGRSYRDALIMLEFMPYRSTDPITKVLRSAVANAEHNLGMDPSTLVISSAWANNGPVMKRYRPRAQGRAFSIKKQTCHISISVESAPTQTNVEVQN, from the coding sequence ATGACAAAAACACCTGAAACAACAAAAACTGCTATTGCTCATGGAAACTATGTTCGAGGATCAGCATCTAAAGTGAGAAGAGTTTTGGATCAAATAAGGGGTCGTTCATATAGAGATGCATTGATTATGTTGGAATTTATGCCTTACAGATCTACTGATCCTATTACTAAAGTTCTAAGATCTGCTGTTGCTAATGCAGAGCATAATCTAGGGATGGATCCATCTACCTTAGTTATTTCCTCTGCATGGGCTAATAATGGTCCTGTAATGAAGAGGTATAGGCCTAGAGCTCAAGGAAGAGCTTTTTCTATTAAAAAACAGACTTGCCATATAAGTATTTCTGTTGAATCTGCTCCTACTCAAACTAATGTGGAGGTACAAAACTAA
- the rpsS gene encoding 30S ribosomal protein S19, with translation MGRSLKKGPFIADSLLKKVEKQNSDNDKSVIKTWSRASTILPVMIGHTIAVHNGKTHIPVFITEQMIGHKLGEFAPTRTYRGHIRDKKGAKS, from the coding sequence ATGGGACGTTCACTAAAAAAAGGACCTTTTATAGCAGATAGTTTGCTCAAAAAGGTAGAAAAACAAAATTCTGATAATGACAAGTCTGTAATTAAAACTTGGTCTAGAGCTTCTACTATTTTACCTGTAATGATTGGCCACACAATCGCGGTACATAATGGTAAGACTCACATTCCTGTATTTATAACCGAACAAATGATCGGTCATAAACTAGGTGAATTTGCTCCCACACGCACTTATCGTGGTCACATAAGAGACAAGAAAGGAGCAAAATCATGA
- the rplB gene encoding 50S ribosomal protein L2, with protein MAIRKFKPYTPGTRQRVVTDFSEITSAKPERSLIVSKHRVKGRNNRGVITCRHRGGGHKRQYRLVDFRRDKRNINAKVAAIHYDPHRNARLALLFYEDGEKRYIIAPAGVKVGQNVISGESVPIEDGNAMPLSVMPLGSSVHCVELYAGRGAQMVRSAGASAQVMAKEGDYVALKLPSTEVRLVRKECYATLGEVGNSEIRNTSLGKAGRRRWLGRRPQVRGSVMNPCDHPHGGGEGKAPIGRAGPVTPWGKPALGLKTRKKNKPSNKLVVRRRRRVSKRSRGGRDS; from the coding sequence ATGGCAATTCGTAAATTTAAACCTTATACACCTGGCACTAGACAAAGAGTAGTTACTGATTTTAGTGAAATAACAAGTGCAAAACCTGAGAGATCACTAATAGTTTCAAAACATAGAGTGAAAGGCAGGAATAATCGTGGAGTTATTACTTGCCGTCATCGTGGAGGTGGTCACAAAAGGCAATATAGATTAGTTGACTTTAGAAGAGATAAAAGAAACATAAATGCTAAAGTTGCAGCTATCCACTACGATCCTCATAGAAATGCAAGACTCGCACTTCTATTTTACGAAGATGGAGAGAAAAGATATATTATTGCTCCAGCTGGAGTAAAAGTAGGCCAAAATGTCATATCAGGAGAAAGTGTTCCAATCGAAGATGGAAATGCAATGCCCCTCTCTGTTATGCCATTAGGATCTAGTGTTCATTGTGTCGAGTTATATGCAGGTAGAGGTGCCCAGATGGTCAGGTCCGCAGGTGCTAGTGCCCAAGTTATGGCAAAAGAGGGAGATTATGTTGCTTTAAAACTCCCATCTACTGAGGTAAGACTTGTTAGAAAAGAATGTTACGCAACTCTTGGAGAGGTTGGTAACTCAGAAATAAGAAATACTAGCTTAGGTAAAGCAGGAAGAAGAAGATGGCTTGGAAGAAGGCCTCAAGTAAGAGGAAGTGTAATGAACCCATGTGACCATCCACATGGAGGAGGAGAGGGAAAGGCACCAATTGGTAGAGCAGGCCCTGTTACTCCATGGGGTAAACCAGCTCTTGGGTTAAAGACACGTAAAAAGAACAAACCAAGTAATAAATTAGTGGTTCGAAGACGTCGTCGCGTTTCTAAGAGGAGTAGAGGAGGAAGAGACTCTTGA
- a CDS encoding 50S ribosomal protein L23 — MSKLFDSRLADVIRKPIITEKATNALDLNQYTFEVDHRAAKPQIKAAIEALFSVKVIGVNTMNPPRRTRRVGKFSGKRSQVKKAIVRLAEGDKIQLFPES, encoded by the coding sequence ATGAGCAAATTATTCGATTCTCGTTTGGCTGATGTAATAAGAAAGCCAATTATTACTGAGAAGGCTACAAATGCACTAGATCTTAACCAATATACTTTTGAAGTAGATCATAGAGCTGCAAAGCCACAAATAAAGGCTGCTATTGAAGCCTTGTTTAGTGTTAAAGTCATAGGAGTTAATACTATGAATCCTCCTAGGAGAACAAGAAGAGTCGGGAAATTTTCCGGTAAACGTTCTCAGGTCAAAAAGGCGATTGTACGCCTTGCTGAAGGAGACAAAATCCAACTATTTCCAGAATCTTAA
- the rplD gene encoding 50S ribosomal protein L4, with protein MTVLETLKWDGKKSGKVTLELAVAKETSSADLIHRAVLRQLANKRQGTASTLTRSEVRGGGRKPYKQKGTGRARQGSIRTPLRPGGGIIFGPKPRSYSLDMNRKERRLALRTALMSRVSDIKAVEDFGSTLKQPKTSEIINGLTRLGIQKTEKVLVILDSPSDVIKKSINNIEKVKLIAADQLNVFDILNANKLVIGQSAINKIMEVYAS; from the coding sequence ATGACAGTACTCGAAACTCTTAAGTGGGATGGTAAAAAATCAGGCAAAGTTACTCTTGAATTAGCAGTTGCCAAGGAAACTTCTTCGGCAGACTTAATCCATAGAGCAGTTCTTAGGCAACTTGCAAATAAAAGACAAGGGACTGCATCAACTCTGACAAGATCTGAAGTAAGAGGTGGTGGTAGAAAGCCATACAAACAGAAAGGAACAGGAAGAGCTCGTCAAGGATCAATCAGAACACCTTTAAGGCCTGGTGGTGGAATTATTTTTGGACCGAAGCCACGTTCTTATAGTCTTGATATGAATCGTAAGGAACGCAGATTAGCTCTTAGAACAGCACTTATGTCTAGAGTATCTGATATAAAGGCTGTTGAAGATTTTGGATCTACTTTAAAGCAGCCTAAAACAAGTGAAATCATAAATGGCCTTACTCGATTAGGAATACAAAAAACTGAAAAAGTTTTAGTTATTCTTGATAGTCCCTCAGATGTAATAAAAAAATCCATAAATAATATTGAAAAAGTAAAATTAATAGCCGCTGATCAATTAAATGTATTTGATATCCTCAACGCTAATAAATTAGTTATAGGTCAATCAGCAATAAATAAAATTATGGAGGTTTATGCATCATGA
- the rplC gene encoding 50S ribosomal protein L3, translated as MSIGILGKKLGMSQLFDDKGNSVPVTLIEAGPCRVTQLKTTALDGYTAVQIGYGLSKDKHISKPEKGHLLKSGEELLKHLKEYRVEETTSYEIGNQITVKNFEVGQKVDISGKSMGRGFAGYQKRHGFSRGPMSHGSKNHRAPGSTGAGTTPGRIYPGKRMAGRYGGKQITTKGLLVLKIDDQKNLIVVKGSVPGKPGSIVNIKPNNVVGKKGGEKS; from the coding sequence ATGTCTATAGGAATTTTAGGAAAGAAACTGGGCATGTCCCAACTTTTCGATGACAAAGGTAATTCTGTACCAGTTACTCTTATTGAGGCTGGGCCATGCCGAGTCACACAATTGAAAACAACCGCTTTGGATGGTTATACTGCCGTTCAAATAGGTTATGGCTTGTCGAAAGATAAGCATATAAGTAAGCCTGAAAAAGGCCATTTATTAAAGTCAGGTGAAGAACTTCTTAAGCATTTAAAAGAATATAGAGTTGAAGAAACTACATCTTATGAAATTGGAAATCAAATCACTGTAAAAAACTTTGAGGTTGGCCAGAAAGTTGATATTAGTGGTAAATCTATGGGTAGAGGTTTTGCTGGTTATCAGAAAAGACATGGTTTTAGCAGAGGTCCCATGAGTCATGGTTCAAAAAATCATAGAGCTCCAGGTTCTACAGGAGCAGGAACAACGCCAGGCAGAATTTATCCAGGGAAAAGAATGGCAGGAAGGTATGGAGGGAAACAGATAACTACGAAAGGTCTGTTAGTTCTAAAAATTGATGACCAGAAAAATTTAATTGTAGTTAAGGGTTCTGTCCCAGGTAAGCCTGGCTCAATTGTCAACATTAAGCCAAACAATGTTGTAGGTAAAAAAGGAGGTGAAAAATCATGA
- the ndhN gene encoding NAD(P)H-quinone oxidoreductase subunit N — translation MPLLLTGKKFHNDLKANKCLAIFAPLEGGYETRLLRRMRAKGFKTFITSARGLGDPEVFLLQLHGVRPPHLGHQNVGKNGALGEVQQVIPQASELFNVNDKNKLLWLLEGQVLSQSELESLIEICTKDNKLTIVVEMGGSRKLEWKSLNDYILDEFES, via the coding sequence ATGCCATTACTTCTCACAGGGAAAAAGTTTCATAACGATTTAAAAGCGAACAAATGTCTTGCAATCTTTGCTCCTCTTGAAGGTGGTTATGAAACTCGTCTTTTGAGAAGAATGAGAGCCAAGGGCTTTAAAACTTTTATAACCTCAGCCAGAGGGCTTGGAGATCCAGAAGTCTTCTTATTACAATTGCATGGGGTTAGGCCACCTCACCTTGGTCACCAAAACGTAGGGAAAAATGGAGCGCTCGGCGAAGTTCAACAAGTAATCCCACAAGCTTCTGAGTTATTCAATGTTAATGATAAAAATAAATTACTTTGGTTGTTAGAAGGTCAAGTATTGTCTCAATCAGAGTTAGAGAGCTTAATTGAGATTTGTACTAAAGACAACAAACTAACAATTGTTGTTGAAATGGGGGGTTCAAGAAAACTTGAATGGAAGTCACTAAATGATTATATTTTGGATGAATTTGAAAGTTAA
- a CDS encoding LdpA C-terminal domain-containing domain, whose amino-acid sequence MIKTKNKNDIWIKLICGASNEDTVAIEDLCAIYTAAGVDYIDVAAEESIVNAAKKGIEWAEKIYKNSPGLMISISDGNDIHFRKAKFDPLRCPPNCPRPCEKVCPTFAIDNSGIKENKCYGCGRCISSCPLNLISEYEYNLSKDDLASTLQKIKPDAVEIHTEINRLDSFTKVVGILKSSETKLDKISISCGLNHSVKKSQEPEDLLKALWERYDILNELNIPLIWQLDGRPMSGDLAPTTSRDTVKLFERIGSDLPPGLIQLAGGTNEKTHEFLKSNNLPDGIAFGSAARKIMQPIIESAHNNNKRLYEYPESMALAIKKAKKFLEPWKSS is encoded by the coding sequence TTGATTAAAACCAAGAATAAAAACGATATATGGATTAAGTTGATTTGTGGCGCAAGTAATGAAGATACTGTTGCTATCGAAGATTTATGTGCGATTTATACTGCTGCTGGCGTCGACTACATAGATGTTGCCGCTGAAGAATCGATAGTTAATGCAGCAAAAAAAGGAATCGAGTGGGCAGAAAAAATCTATAAAAATTCCCCTGGATTAATGATAAGCATTAGTGATGGTAATGATATCCACTTTCGTAAAGCAAAATTTGATCCATTAAGGTGTCCCCCTAATTGTCCAAGACCTTGTGAAAAAGTATGTCCCACCTTTGCAATTGATAATTCTGGTATTAAAGAGAATAAATGTTATGGATGTGGAAGATGCATAAGTAGTTGTCCCCTTAACCTAATTAGTGAATATGAATATAATTTGTCAAAAGATGATTTAGCATCAACACTTCAAAAAATAAAGCCTGATGCAGTAGAAATTCATACAGAAATCAATCGATTAGATTCTTTTACAAAAGTTGTAGGTATCCTTAAAAGTTCTGAAACGAAACTTGACAAGATATCTATCAGTTGTGGATTGAATCACTCTGTCAAAAAATCACAAGAGCCCGAAGATCTTTTGAAAGCTCTTTGGGAAAGATATGATATTCTCAACGAACTAAATATTCCCCTTATTTGGCAGCTAGATGGAAGGCCAATGTCTGGAGATCTTGCTCCAACAACAAGTAGAGATACCGTTAAGTTGTTTGAAAGAATCGGTTCAGATCTTCCACCAGGATTAATACAATTAGCAGGTGGGACAAATGAAAAAACTCATGAATTTTTGAAATCAAACAATCTTCCAGACGGAATAGCTTTTGGTAGTGCTGCAAGGAAAATTATGCAACCTATTATTGAATCTGCGCACAACAATAACAAAAGACTGTATGAGTATCCTGAAAGTATGGCTTTAGCAATCAAAAAAGCTAAGAAATTTCTAGAGCCATGGAAATCGAGCTAA
- a CDS encoding HAD family hydrolase — protein sequence MSAQKIFLFDFDGVIVDGMHEYWHSSLLACEKYLNSPHISFNQNLYQKVPNTFKEIRPLVKYGWEMVLIVHEIIKTENSIKNLNKEDFINNYHQNCQRILKDNSWIAKDLQKILDKSRTYQIEKDFESWVNLHNPFFEVINFMEALRKRGIKTGIITTKGEIFAEKILAKLNIFPEFVFGYESGTKIKIAQKLSKTYEILGFIEDRKKTLIDIKQNSETSYIPCFLADWGYLKDSDRYNLSNEIKLIKLVNLENLVAI from the coding sequence GTGTCTGCTCAAAAAATATTTCTATTTGATTTTGATGGAGTTATAGTAGATGGAATGCATGAATATTGGCATAGTTCTTTGCTGGCATGTGAAAAATATTTAAATTCACCGCATATCTCTTTTAATCAAAACCTTTATCAAAAAGTACCAAATACTTTCAAAGAAATTAGACCTTTGGTTAAATATGGTTGGGAAATGGTTCTAATTGTTCACGAAATTATAAAAACAGAAAATTCAATAAAGAATCTTAATAAAGAGGATTTCATTAATAATTATCATCAAAATTGTCAGAGGATATTAAAAGATAATTCTTGGATTGCCAAAGATTTACAAAAAATATTAGATAAGTCCCGCACGTACCAAATTGAAAAAGATTTTGAAAGCTGGGTGAATTTACACAATCCATTTTTTGAAGTTATAAATTTTATGGAAGCATTAAGGAAAAGAGGAATAAAAACAGGAATAATAACAACAAAAGGGGAAATATTTGCAGAAAAAATTCTTGCCAAACTAAATATTTTTCCAGAATTTGTTTTTGGTTATGAATCGGGAACAAAAATCAAAATAGCGCAAAAGCTTTCTAAAACTTATGAAATTTTAGGTTTCATAGAAGATAGGAAAAAAACTCTAATTGACATCAAACAGAATTCAGAAACTTCCTATATTCCTTGCTTCCTAGCTGATTGGGGATATTTAAAAGATTCAGATAGATATAATTTAAGTAATGAAATTAAATTAATAAAATTAGTCAATCTAGAGAATTTAGTTGCAATTTAA
- the recA gene encoding recombinase RecA, whose amino-acid sequence MSLEEKKKTESTEKDKALSLVLGQIERNFGRGSIMRLGDASRMKVETISTGALTLDLALGGGYPKGRVVEVYGPESSGKTTLTLHAIAEVQKNGGVAAFVDAEHALDPVYAASLGVDVENLLVSQPDTGEMALEIVDQLIRSSAVDLVVVDSVAALTPRAEIEGEMGDHVIGSQARLMSQAMRKITGNIGKSGCTVIFLNQLRLKIGVTYGNPETTTGGNALKFYASVRLDIRRIQTLKRGTEEYGIRAKVKVAKNKVAPPFRIAEFDILFGKGISTTGCLLDLAEETNIIIRRGAWYSYEGENIGQGRDNTIIWLDQNLEIRNKLESMVKEKLTEGTEVSSNSMKVLNSIPANATAVNDIKTVA is encoded by the coding sequence ATGAGTCTTGAAGAAAAGAAAAAAACTGAGTCAACAGAAAAAGACAAGGCATTAAGTCTCGTCTTAGGTCAAATTGAAAGAAATTTTGGACGAGGATCAATAATGAGGCTTGGTGACGCATCAAGAATGAAAGTAGAAACAATATCTACTGGGGCACTCACCTTAGATTTAGCATTAGGAGGAGGCTATCCAAAAGGAAGAGTCGTAGAAGTCTACGGACCAGAAAGTTCAGGTAAAACTACATTAACGCTTCACGCGATTGCAGAGGTCCAAAAAAATGGGGGAGTAGCTGCATTTGTAGATGCTGAGCATGCACTTGATCCCGTTTATGCAGCCTCCTTAGGAGTTGATGTTGAAAATTTGTTAGTTTCACAACCAGATACAGGTGAAATGGCTCTAGAAATAGTTGACCAGCTTATAAGATCGAGTGCAGTAGATCTCGTAGTTGTTGATTCGGTTGCAGCACTCACTCCAAGAGCCGAGATAGAAGGAGAAATGGGAGATCACGTAATTGGAAGCCAAGCAAGACTAATGAGTCAAGCAATGAGAAAAATAACCGGAAATATTGGCAAATCTGGATGTACCGTAATATTCCTAAATCAATTACGCTTAAAAATCGGTGTTACATACGGCAATCCAGAAACAACTACAGGAGGAAATGCATTAAAATTTTATGCCTCAGTGAGACTTGATATCAGAAGAATTCAAACTCTTAAAAGAGGTACAGAAGAATACGGCATAAGAGCAAAAGTGAAAGTAGCAAAAAACAAAGTAGCTCCTCCATTTAGAATTGCAGAGTTTGATATTCTCTTCGGCAAGGGTATTAGTACAACAGGATGTTTATTAGATTTAGCTGAGGAGACTAACATCATAATAAGGCGAGGCGCTTGGTATAGTTATGAAGGAGAAAATATTGGACAAGGAAGAGATAATACAATTATTTGGCTTGATCAAAACTTAGAAATTAGAAATAAACTAGAATCTATGGTTAAAGAGAAATTAACAGAAGGCACTGAAGTCAGCTCTAATTCAATGAAAGTATTAAATAGCATTCCTGCCAATGCAACCGCTGTTAATGATATAAAAACAGTTGCTTAA
- a CDS encoding DUF2839 domain-containing protein, translating into MGEAKRRKTLGLPPKLNNNKTKSDNSQRLFEWLPLTINQRDSLIKLSIKASWFGIGGLVILWILVRFIGPAAGWWTLADSL; encoded by the coding sequence ATGGGAGAAGCAAAAAGACGTAAAACACTTGGTTTACCTCCAAAGCTAAATAATAATAAAACTAAATCTGATAATTCCCAAAGATTATTTGAATGGCTTCCTTTAACAATTAATCAAAGAGATAGTCTGATTAAATTAAGTATTAAAGCTAGTTGGTTTGGAATTGGAGGGTTAGTTATTTTATGGATTTTAGTTAGATTTATAGGTCCTGCTGCTGGGTGGTGGACTCTGGCTGATTCTTTATAA
- a CDS encoding DNA helicase, with protein sequence MLEILSHQYLKKFLGGQSIDWDHIYSFGRLVSKSIENDSTYLVNSEIFSTHYWLPPILISLFLKEENSTFILSEKNIQFIKNSQIYLLRNLGFEFILKNDQIIFANHRIRLITIQDLLNDPNSLNLRNHRIVHSGIEDIKQDLKNHFRISLIKEDWTKNFKELDSKNQKFIKLYDCLKEKFLMRRVLGNSYINLDEKEIIFFSNFFHENSSFSDKFFSVNNAFSQGWACWVKLNNTNLDWNLYLQPIDELSLIKEFFADNKFVFLSALRKDNFFQMYLKKQSIDIDLVINFKSNYEEQKISLYIPSNQLLPNSPLFTNSILDKCKKLILFRKGLTLVLSDDIYLKNNLATELASKYGKRVLLEKIPFRNNQIICSSYDWWIMNSYLIQIPDQIIIPLLPIPNMSEPINAITVSHNKKLSRDWFRDFFLPQAILTLERSISPLRKNSGKLIILDGRAKKRYWGRLLLHSIQPSKQINYMLPFD encoded by the coding sequence ATGCTTGAAATTTTAAGTCATCAATATTTGAAAAAATTTTTGGGAGGCCAAAGTATTGATTGGGATCACATATATTCTTTTGGTCGACTAGTTTCGAAGTCTATTGAAAATGATTCCACATATCTAGTTAATTCAGAAATTTTCTCTACCCATTATTGGTTACCTCCTATTTTGATTTCTCTATTTTTAAAAGAAGAAAATTCAACTTTTATTTTATCTGAAAAAAATATTCAATTTATAAAAAATTCTCAAATTTATTTATTAAGAAATCTTGGATTTGAATTTATTTTAAAAAATGATCAAATTATTTTTGCAAATCATCGAATTCGCTTGATAACAATTCAAGATTTACTTAATGATCCAAATTCTCTTAATCTTAGAAATCATCGAATAGTTCATTCTGGAATTGAGGATATAAAACAAGATCTTAAAAATCATTTTAGGATTTCTTTAATTAAGGAGGATTGGACAAAAAACTTTAAAGAATTAGATTCCAAAAATCAAAAATTTATCAAATTATATGATTGCCTTAAGGAAAAGTTCTTAATGAGAAGGGTTTTAGGAAATAGTTATATCAATTTAGATGAAAAAGAAATTATTTTTTTTTCAAACTTTTTTCATGAAAATTCTTCTTTTTCTGATAAATTTTTTAGTGTTAATAACGCTTTCTCTCAAGGTTGGGCCTGCTGGGTAAAATTAAATAATACAAATTTAGACTGGAATTTGTATTTGCAGCCAATAGATGAACTTTCTCTAATTAAGGAATTTTTTGCTGATAATAAATTTGTTTTTTTATCAGCTTTGAGAAAAGATAATTTTTTTCAAATGTACCTTAAAAAGCAAAGTATAGATATTGACTTGGTCATTAATTTTAAGAGTAATTATGAAGAGCAAAAGATTTCGTTGTACATACCTTCCAATCAGTTGCTACCCAATAGTCCTCTTTTTACAAATTCAATCTTAGATAAATGCAAAAAGTTAATACTTTTTAGAAAGGGGTTAACTTTAGTTTTGTCTGATGATATTTATTTGAAAAATAATCTTGCCACAGAATTAGCTTCTAAGTATGGGAAGAGGGTCTTGCTAGAGAAAATTCCCTTTCGCAATAATCAAATTATTTGTTCTAGTTATGATTGGTGGATTATGAATTCTTATTTAATACAAATTCCAGATCAAATCATCATTCCTCTACTTCCTATTCCAAATATGTCAGAACCTATTAATGCAATAACAGTTTCTCATAATAAAAAACTTTCACGAGATTGGTTTAGAGACTTCTTTCTTCCTCAGGCCATATTAACATTAGAAAGATCTATATCACCTTTAAGGAAGAATTCTGGTAAGTTAATAATCTTAGACGGAAGAGCAAAGAAAAGATATTGGGGAAGATTACTTTTACACAGTATTCAACCCTCAAAACAAATTAACTATATGTTACCTTTTGATTAG